In Arcobacter ellisii, a genomic segment contains:
- a CDS encoding transposase — MRKNNYTQEFKDSTIKFCIDNNDKSISSIAKDLGLNKGTLALWVNEYKIKNNLKPSSEVKNETLEEENKRLRKELAILKQEKEILKKAAAYFAKETL, encoded by the coding sequence ATGAGAAAAAATAATTACACCCAAGAGTTTAAAGATTCAACAATAAAATTTTGTATTGATAATAATGATAAATCTATTTCATCAATAGCAAAAGATTTAGGATTAAATAAAGGAACATTAGCATTATGGGTAAATGAATATAAAATTAAAAATAATCTTAAACCTTCTAGTGAAGTAAAAAATGAAACTTTAGAAGAAGAGAATAAACGACTTAGAAAAGAACTTGCAATTTTAAAACAAGAAAAAGAGATTTTAAAAAAGGCAGCAGCATACTTCGCGAAAGAAACTCTATAA
- a CDS encoding (2Fe-2S)-binding protein, producing the protein MINWSEANDSELVCYCIEVDKKTIVDAIKNGNDTLSKIKESTKACTGSSCKELNPSGECCSKDIKNLIKLYSGKDTKEECCSCCNS; encoded by the coding sequence ATGATAAATTGGTCAGAAGCAAACGATTCAGAGTTAGTGTGTTATTGTATAGAAGTTGATAAAAAAACTATAGTAGATGCTATAAAAAATGGAAATGACACTCTTTCTAAAATTAAAGAATCTACAAAAGCTTGTACTGGAAGCAGTTGTAAAGAACTAAATCCATCTGGTGAGTGTTGCTCAAAAGATATTAAAAATTTAATCAAGTTATACTCTGGTAAAGATACTAAAGAAGAATGCTGTAGCTGTTGCAATAGCTAA
- a CDS encoding DsbA family protein: MQNKKLVLMSLVSLFLIFLGSAYIYKNNQSEKFENMLKTQSSIFQREHSFVIGNSNAKVQLVEFFDPACETCAQFHPYVKEIMKQNEGKIKLVLRYAPFHKNSNYAVMMLEAAREQGLFMEALELMFETQEYWVVHHEVNLKVLREILKTIKNIDMGKIEQYMNSEKVNQIIKQDLEDAKKLEANKTPSYFVNGKPLQEFGLENLKRLINSEL, from the coding sequence ATGCAGAATAAAAAACTTGTATTAATGTCATTAGTATCATTATTTTTAATATTTTTAGGTTCAGCCTACATTTATAAAAATAATCAGTCTGAAAAATTTGAAAATATGTTAAAAACTCAATCTTCTATTTTTCAAAGAGAACACTCTTTTGTAATAGGAAATTCAAATGCAAAAGTGCAATTAGTAGAATTTTTTGATCCAGCTTGCGAAACTTGCGCACAATTTCATCCTTATGTTAAAGAAATAATGAAACAAAATGAAGGAAAAATTAAATTAGTTCTTCGATATGCACCATTTCATAAAAACTCAAATTATGCAGTTATGATGTTAGAAGCAGCAAGGGAACAGGGTCTATTTATGGAAGCGTTAGAACTTATGTTTGAAACTCAAGAATATTGGGTTGTACATCATGAAGTTAATCTAAAAGTGTTAAGGGAAATTTTAAAAACTATTAAAAATATTGATATGGGAAAAATAGAGCAATATATGAATAGTGAAAAAGTAAATCAGATAATTAAGCAAGATTTAGAAGATGCTAAAAAACTAGAAGCTAATAAAACACCTTCTTATTTTGTAAATGGTAAGCCACTACAAGAATTTGGCTTAGAAAATTTGAAAAGGTTAATTAACTCAGAATTATAA
- a CDS encoding disulfide oxidoreductase, whose amino-acid sequence MVGKFDLTIFLSFIVASIATLGSLFFSEIMNFIPCVMCWYQRIFMYPLVIIFLIALLYPDDNVFKYSIGLVLIGWGFSIYHNLLMWGIIPENIVPCTNGVPCSTRYIDWFGFISIPFLSLIAYSLILILLCIGKKKLLKKQK is encoded by the coding sequence TTGGTAGGAAAATTTGATTTAACAATTTTTTTAAGTTTTATTGTAGCTTCAATAGCTACATTAGGTAGTCTATTTTTTAGTGAAATAATGAATTTTATTCCATGTGTTATGTGTTGGTACCAAAGAATATTTATGTATCCATTAGTAATCATATTTTTAATAGCACTATTATATCCTGATGATAATGTGTTTAAATACTCAATAGGTTTAGTGCTAATAGGATGGGGATTTTCTATTTATCATAATCTCTTAATGTGGGGAATTATTCCAGAAAACATAGTACCTTGTACTAATGGTGTACCTTGTAGTACAAGATATATAGACTGGTTTGGATTTATTTCTATTCCTTTTTTATCGCTTATTGCATATAGTTTAATTTTGATTTTACTTTGTATTGGCAAAAAGAAATTATTAAAAAAACAAAAATAA
- a CDS encoding TlpA family protein disulfide reductase yields MKNRYLLLLLLLLFAGCEGDKAKLIKQNDEKNSTELKKEENKTYNLKTIYGENIKLTLNNNILIADKIENKMVLINFWATWCPPCIKEIPVFNELYEKYKDNFIIIGVLYEKNIDANTITNFIKENNIKFPITISEDENFRMAKELGDVKKIPESFLYSKEGFFIEKYVGIVNEKKLIEHIENNIK; encoded by the coding sequence ATGAAAAATAGATACTTGTTACTTTTACTTTTATTGTTATTTGCTGGTTGTGAAGGAGATAAAGCTAAATTAATCAAACAAAATGATGAAAAAAACTCAACGGAATTAAAAAAAGAAGAGAATAAAACTTATAATTTGAAAACTATATATGGAGAAAATATAAAATTAACACTAAATAATAATATATTAATAGCTGATAAAATAGAAAATAAAATGGTTCTTATAAATTTTTGGGCAACTTGGTGCCCACCTTGTATAAAAGAGATACCTGTATTTAATGAACTATATGAAAAATATAAAGATAATTTTATCATTATTGGTGTTCTGTATGAAAAAAATATTGATGCTAATACCATAACAAACTTTATAAAAGAAAATAACATAAAATTTCCTATTACAATTAGTGAAGATGAAAACTTTAGAATGGCAAAAGAGCTTGGTGATGTTAAAAAAATTCCCGAGTCATTTTTATATAGTAAAGAAGGATTTTTCATAGAAAAATATGTTGGTATAGTTAATGAGAAAAAATTAATAGAACATATTGAAAATAATATAAAATAA
- a CDS encoding transposase, translating into MYRGKIDEILCIQAKAVANDLKTVYCASTEEDAQTALLEFDESWGKKYPHITQSWTNNWNQLATFFKYPKSVQTLIYTTNPIESLNSSIKRRTNSKGSFPTIDSAFKMLYLATQEAQEKWNRNGVRNWSEIYPQLCIFFSEIMEKYTK; encoded by the coding sequence ATGTATCGTGGAAAGATAGATGAAATCCTGTGTATACAGGCAAAAGCTGTTGCAAATGATTTAAAAACTGTTTATTGTGCATCAACAGAAGAAGATGCCCAAACTGCACTTTTAGAGTTTGATGAAAGTTGGGGCAAAAAATATCCTCACATCACTCAATCTTGGACAAATAACTGGAATCAATTAGCTACTTTTTTTAAATATCCAAAATCAGTACAAACATTAATTTATACAACAAATCCAATTGAATCTTTGAATTCAAGTATAAAAAGACGAACAAATTCTAAAGGTTCATTTCCAACAATAGATTCTGCATTTAAGATGCTTTACTTAGCAACACAGGAGGCTCAAGAGAAATGGAATCGTAATGGGGTTAGAAATTGGAGTGAAATTTATCCTCAACTTTGTATATTTTTCAGTGAAATTATGGAAAAATATACAAAGTGA
- a CDS encoding IS256 family transposase has translation MLQQAKEPQLVKKRERLLKGSEDLILSLYTKGMSVRDIQNHLDDLYGYQLSEQTISNITEAIMDKAKEWQSRPLEAIYPIIFMDATVLKIRVDRVVKNIAAYIMLGITIDGKKEILGIWIGENETSKYWLTLLNELKNRGVEDVLIFAIDGLNGFNQAIEAVYPKAEIQRCIVHQIRSSLRYVSWKDR, from the coding sequence TTGCTACAGCAAGCTAAGGAACCACAATTAGTTAAAAAAAGAGAAAGACTTTTAAAAGGTAGTGAAGATTTAATTCTTTCACTTTACACTAAAGGAATGAGTGTTAGAGATATACAAAATCATTTAGATGATTTGTATGGCTATCAGCTTTCAGAACAAACCATTTCAAATATTACTGAAGCAATTATGGATAAAGCCAAAGAGTGGCAAAGTCGTCCACTAGAAGCAATATATCCAATAATCTTTATGGATGCAACTGTTTTAAAAATAAGAGTTGATAGAGTAGTTAAAAATATAGCTGCATATATAATGCTAGGAATTACGATTGATGGTAAAAAAGAGATATTGGGAATTTGGATAGGAGAAAATGAGACTTCAAAATATTGGTTAACACTCTTAAATGAATTGAAGAATCGTGGAGTAGAAGATGTTCTAATATTTGCAATAGATGGTTTAAATGGATTTAATCAAGCTATTGAAGCAGTTTATCCTAAAGCTGAAATACAAAGGTGTATAGTTCATCAAATTCGTTCTTCACTTCGTTATGTATCGTGGAAAGATAGATGA
- a CDS encoding transposase encodes MQEGKEISLDGILEEFKNLLRESIQTASEVEMTSHLGYDKHQESDNSNYRNGTNKKTLKSKYGEVDVSIPRDRDGTF; translated from the coding sequence ATACAAGAAGGTAAAGAAATTTCATTAGATGGAATTTTAGAAGAATTTAAAAACCTTCTTAGAGAATCTATTCAAACAGCTAGTGAAGTTGAAATGACTTCACATCTTGGTTATGATAAACATCAAGAATCTGATAATTCAAACTATCGTAATGGAACAAATAAAAAGACTTTAAAATCTAAATATGGTGAAGTTGATGTTTCAATACCAAGAGATAGAGATGGAACATTTTAG
- a CDS encoding IS1634 family transposase yields MFIRKRKNPSGSISIQIIDKSNGKYKVVETIACVKDKKELEFYIAKAESRLKQLNPNLFDAVEFNEKKHRFIGIKNKEISVVGPDIIFGYIMEYIGCDKILKKLKEKELFKQLVLSRIIDPGSKLNLIDYLYIYKHQNLDKNEIYRFLDTLSLNLKDKIEQCIFEYTSMVTGGIRVSFYDVTTLYFEASSEDDLRKVGFSKDGKFTKPQIILGLLTSLEGYPLGFEIHEGNCYEGKTFIPMLEKFQKKFNIEKPIVVADSGLLSEANILELEKLNYRYILGARIKSSSSEIKNKIVSLNLNDEKNNETIYFSKNQKMIVSYSQQRAKKDRYTRTKNYEKLKIKIKSGNLTKAHLNNKGYNKYLVLSDSQTTISIDEDKYNYDSSFDGLKGFVTNDFSLNPTQIIEHYTNLWHIERAFRISKTDLKIRPIYHRLEHRIYSHILISFVAYTVYKEFDRKLKINNISIKRKNAIGFIKSMYGIVHDNEISLLELSPEQEQIYKLFY; encoded by the coding sequence ATGTTTATTCGTAAAAGAAAAAATCCAAGTGGCAGTATTAGTATTCAAATTATTGATAAGAGTAATGGTAAATATAAAGTTGTTGAAACAATAGCATGTGTAAAAGATAAAAAAGAGTTAGAGTTTTATATTGCAAAAGCAGAATCAAGATTAAAACAACTTAATCCAAATTTATTTGATGCAGTTGAATTTAATGAGAAAAAACATAGATTTATTGGTATAAAAAATAAAGAGATTTCAGTTGTAGGACCAGATATTATATTTGGATATATAATGGAATATATAGGCTGTGATAAAATACTTAAAAAATTAAAAGAAAAAGAGTTGTTTAAACAGCTAGTTTTATCAAGAATAATTGATCCAGGTAGTAAATTAAATCTTATAGATTATTTGTATATTTATAAACATCAAAATCTTGATAAAAATGAGATATATAGATTTTTAGATACATTAAGTTTAAATTTAAAAGATAAAATAGAACAATGTATATTTGAATATACATCAATGGTAACTGGTGGAATTAGAGTAAGTTTTTATGATGTAACAACATTGTACTTTGAAGCATCAAGTGAAGATGATTTAAGAAAAGTAGGATTTAGTAAAGATGGAAAATTCACAAAACCACAAATAATTTTAGGACTCTTAACTTCATTAGAAGGTTATCCTTTAGGATTTGAAATACATGAGGGTAATTGCTATGAAGGTAAAACTTTTATTCCAATGCTTGAAAAGTTTCAAAAGAAATTTAATATAGAAAAACCAATAGTTGTAGCTGATAGTGGATTACTAAGTGAAGCAAATATATTAGAACTAGAAAAATTGAATTATAGATATATTTTAGGTGCTAGAATAAAATCAAGCTCAAGTGAAATAAAAAATAAAATCGTATCACTAAATTTAAATGATGAGAAAAATAATGAGACAATATATTTTTCAAAAAATCAAAAGATGATAGTTTCATATTCACAACAAAGAGCAAAAAAAGATAGATATACAAGAACAAAAAATTATGAGAAATTAAAAATAAAAATAAAATCAGGTAATCTTACAAAAGCACATTTAAATAATAAGGGTTATAATAAATATTTAGTACTTTCAGATTCTCAAACAACAATATCAATAGATGAAGATAAATATAATTATGATTCAAGCTTTGACGGATTAAAAGGGTTTGTTACAAATGATTTTTCATTAAATCCAACACAAATAATTGAACATTACACAAATCTTTGGCATATAGAAAGAGCTTTCAGAATTTCTAAAACAGATTTAAAAATTAGACCAATATATCATAGATTAGAACATAGAATATATTCACATATTTTAATTTCATTCGTTGCATATACAGTATATAAAGAGTTTGATAGAAAATTAAAAATAAATAATATTTCAATTAAAAGAAAAAATGCAATAGGATTTATAAAATCTATGTACGGAATAGTTCATGATAATGAAATTTCATTATTAGAATTATCTCCAGAACAAGAACAAATATATAAACTATTTTATTAA
- a CDS encoding AEC family transporter: protein MIKSFCNRDQINWNIHSKDAPTILNQFAIYISLPAMILLQIPKLSFSIDMIIPIIVAWLVMGISALLILFLSKVFSFSKEITGSLMLVSILTNSSFLGIPIINAYMGESAMPYVLVYDQLGTFIALATYGTFIASYYSNNSKITFKIITLKVLTFPPFLSLVVALFLIGVEFNPIISKVLSSFASTIVPIALVAVGLQLQLKLPREEIKPFSVALIVKLIIAPLIAFVICKIFAWDNQASIVSIMEAGMAPMITAGAIASMAGLAPRLSSAIVGYGIIISFLTTGILFNLL from the coding sequence TTGATCAAAAGTTTTTGTAATAGAGATCAAATTAATTGGAATATACATTCAAAAGATGCACCAACTATTTTAAATCAATTTGCTATTTATATCTCACTTCCTGCTATGATTTTACTTCAAATTCCAAAACTTAGTTTTTCAATTGATATGATTATTCCCATAATTGTAGCTTGGCTTGTAATGGGAATTAGTGCTTTATTAATTCTTTTTTTATCAAAAGTTTTCTCTTTTTCAAAAGAGATTACAGGTTCTTTAATGCTTGTTTCAATTTTAACAAATAGTTCTTTTTTAGGAATTCCAATAATAAATGCTTATATGGGCGAAAGTGCAATGCCTTATGTTTTAGTTTATGACCAATTAGGAACTTTTATTGCCCTTGCAACTTATGGAACTTTTATAGCTTCTTATTATTCAAATAATTCAAAAATTACTTTTAAAATAATTACTCTAAAAGTTTTAACTTTTCCACCATTTTTATCTTTAGTTGTAGCTTTATTTTTAATTGGAGTTGAATTTAATCCAATAATTTCAAAAGTTTTAAGCTCATTTGCAAGTACAATTGTACCAATAGCTTTAGTTGCAGTTGGTCTTCAACTTCAATTAAAACTTCCACGTGAAGAAATAAAACCTTTTAGTGTAGCTTTAATAGTAAAATTGATTATTGCACCACTAATTGCCTTTGTTATTTGTAAAATTTTTGCTTGGGATAATCAAGCTTCAATCGTATCAATCATGGAAGCAGGAATGGCTCCTATGATAACAGCAGGTGCAATAGCTTCAATGGCAGGACTTGCACCAAGACTAAGTTCTGCAATTGTGGGATATGGAATAATTATCTCTTTTTTAACAACTGGAATTTTATTTAATCTTCTTTAA
- a CDS encoding methyl-accepting chemotaxis protein produces MENAKKYLVAGYITTIFSVGFLSYLSHINSEYFLISSLIFICIISFFFFYGMNLLKEKKELIILDEKKDDLEEDFIEELVTQSSLMSKNIFKNKINIKTKNQNFQTIADNINQTANNLSSSFDEMLQFFEKYQKNDFTVEIKNNKSEELQTLIEAINKLNVKISRMLLSSLKSGNMFKKNADSLKNNMELLSANIVTQATILEETSASMEEITSSVRNNSLDVDKMLTYSNELLISVKSGYKSAKNSAELMDRINDKTKSIEEAITVIDQIAFQTNILSLNAAVEAATAGEAGRGFAVVAAEVRNLASRSADAAKEIKSLVESATKEANNGKNASTDMIKEYDVLNENIQKTKEIIENISSSLKEQEKGIEQVNVAVADLDRATQQNALRAQETREIANQNDQMATTMVVETNKTNFFGRDEFNRKN; encoded by the coding sequence ATGGAAAATGCAAAAAAATATCTAGTTGCAGGATATATTACAACAATATTTTCAGTAGGATTTTTGTCTTATTTATCCCATATAAATAGTGAATATTTTCTTATTTCCAGTTTGATTTTTATTTGTATTATCTCATTTTTCTTTTTTTATGGAATGAATTTGTTAAAAGAGAAAAAAGAGTTAATAATTTTAGATGAAAAAAAAGATGATTTAGAAGAGGATTTTATAGAAGAATTAGTTACTCAAAGTTCTTTGATGTCGAAAAATATTTTTAAGAATAAAATAAATATAAAAACAAAAAATCAAAATTTCCAAACTATTGCAGATAATATAAATCAAACAGCAAATAATTTATCAAGTAGTTTTGATGAGATGTTACAATTTTTTGAAAAATATCAAAAAAATGATTTTACAGTTGAAATAAAAAACAATAAATCAGAAGAGTTACAAACTCTAATTGAAGCTATAAATAAACTAAATGTAAAAATTTCAAGAATGTTATTAAGTAGTTTAAAAAGTGGAAATATGTTCAAAAAAAATGCAGATTCACTAAAAAATAATATGGAATTATTAAGTGCAAATATTGTTACTCAAGCAACAATTCTTGAAGAGACATCAGCTTCAATGGAAGAGATTACAAGTAGTGTTAGAAATAATAGTTTGGATGTTGATAAAATGTTAACTTACTCAAATGAACTTTTAATCTCAGTAAAAAGTGGTTATAAAAGTGCAAAAAATAGTGCTGAATTGATGGATAGAATTAATGATAAAACAAAATCTATCGAAGAAGCAATAACTGTAATTGACCAAATTGCATTTCAAACAAATATTTTATCTTTAAATGCAGCTGTTGAGGCTGCAACTGCTGGAGAAGCTGGACGTGGATTTGCAGTTGTTGCAGCGGAAGTACGAAATTTAGCAAGTAGAAGTGCAGATGCAGCCAAAGAGATAAAATCTTTAGTTGAAAGTGCAACAAAAGAGGCAAACAATGGTAAAAATGCTTCAACTGATATGATAAAAGAGTATGATGTTTTAAATGAAAATATTCAAAAAACAAAAGAAATTATAGAAAATATCTCTTCTTCTTTAAAAGAGCAAGAAAAAGGAATAGAGCAAGTAAATGTTGCAGTTGCAGATTTGGATAGAGCAACTCAACAAAATGCCTTAAGAGCCCAAGAAACAAGAGAAATTGCAAATCAAAATGACCAAATGGCTACAACAATGGTTGTAGAAACAAATAAAACAAATTTCTTTGGAAGAGATGAGTTTAATAGAAAAAATTAG
- a CDS encoding DsbC family protein — MFDLVKKMLFIFLITTCSLNAAIKEVSKNEITQMEQLELFKRAQIKIVKAFDIGSLYILSINVQGNNDEIYLTKDKKLILSGDVIDVNNGMKISAPVDLTKAKGKEAFVYGNGKEEYYLFTDPECPYCKKLESYLPQIKDKVKIRVFYFPLESHENAKDLSLYIMSQKTLNAKIDAMFDASENLDKVKNAKYTQAQLAKLEKQLEEQIQLGISLNVQGTPTIFDKNGNNIIWVNLLEKFGIEVK, encoded by the coding sequence ATGTTTGATTTAGTTAAAAAAATGTTATTTATTTTTCTTATCACAACTTGTAGTTTAAATGCTGCAATAAAAGAAGTATCAAAAAATGAAATAACTCAAATGGAACAATTAGAGTTATTTAAAAGAGCACAAATAAAAATCGTAAAAGCTTTTGATATTGGAAGTTTATATATTCTAAGTATTAATGTACAAGGAAATAATGATGAGATTTATTTAACAAAAGATAAAAAACTTATTCTTTCAGGTGATGTAATTGATGTAAATAATGGAATGAAAATTTCAGCTCCTGTTGATTTAACAAAAGCAAAAGGAAAAGAGGCATTTGTTTATGGAAATGGAAAAGAAGAGTATTATTTATTTACAGACCCAGAGTGTCCATATTGTAAAAAATTAGAATCATACCTTCCACAAATAAAAGATAAAGTAAAAATAAGAGTATTTTATTTTCCTTTAGAATCACATGAAAATGCAAAAGATTTATCATTATACATTATGAGTCAAAAAACATTAAATGCAAAAATTGATGCAATGTTTGATGCAAGTGAAAATTTAGATAAAGTAAAAAATGCAAAATATACACAAGCCCAACTTGCAAAACTTGAAAAACAATTAGAAGAACAAATTCAATTAGGAATTTCTTTAAATGTTCAAGGAACACCAACAATATTTGACAAAAATGGAAATAATATTATTTGGGTTAACTTACTTGAAAAATTTGGAATAGAAGTTAAATAG
- a CDS encoding ferritin-like domain-containing protein — protein sequence MNNQNHCISIFTGDLPPSKALFLKLENAFLLANIYEIIEIISLKANIEIELQGWAKLKGHLFLGRTTLKNQYSYKIQKISKNSFTSKAFWGKKMKGIDTSNPKLKDLELSEKILAKAPIDNGLLTRGIITQENSPIYDFELSFKEQVWSNPISVLYEEGKNLQWNATTDIPWSEIPNLNPVLEKAVCQIMTYLVENEFSALYIPGKFISKINPYYMEVPLFLSSLMNDEARHIEVFTKRANANGGGFQYSSEVTQRSLFSLFKENDYIKSSFLLHVMGEGTFVDLLSFLEKHMPDDATKKIIRLAKRDEMRHVAYGVEHVKSAIEQNPNRINALKNTAYKRKEFMDEVSSESSILLESLAILAGGSNEPKDYKRGFDLVEELKQKMNTNRIKRLIDIGMDEDLANDISKVHTPNFM from the coding sequence TTGAATAATCAAAATCATTGTATATCTATATTTACTGGTGATTTACCTCCTTCAAAAGCACTATTTTTGAAACTAGAAAATGCTTTTTTATTAGCAAATATTTATGAAATAATTGAAATTATTTCACTAAAAGCAAATATTGAAATTGAACTTCAAGGATGGGCAAAACTTAAAGGTCATCTTTTTTTAGGTAGAACTACATTAAAAAATCAATACTCTTATAAAATCCAAAAGATAAGTAAAAATTCTTTTACTTCAAAAGCTTTTTGGGGCAAAAAAATGAAAGGTATTGATACTTCAAATCCAAAACTAAAAGACTTAGAGTTAAGTGAGAAAATTTTAGCAAAAGCTCCAATTGATAATGGGCTTTTAACAAGGGGAATTATAACTCAAGAAAATAGTCCAATTTATGATTTTGAGTTATCTTTTAAAGAACAAGTTTGGTCAAATCCTATTTCAGTTTTGTATGAAGAAGGAAAAAATCTTCAATGGAATGCAACAACGGATATTCCTTGGAGTGAAATACCAAATCTAAATCCAGTTTTAGAAAAAGCTGTATGCCAAATCATGACTTATTTAGTTGAAAATGAATTTTCAGCTTTATATATTCCTGGAAAATTTATAAGTAAAATAAATCCATACTATATGGAAGTTCCTCTTTTTTTATCATCACTTATGAATGATGAAGCAAGACATATTGAAGTTTTTACAAAACGTGCAAATGCAAATGGTGGAGGATTTCAATATTCAAGTGAAGTAACTCAACGTTCACTTTTCTCACTTTTTAAAGAAAATGACTATATAAAAAGTTCATTTTTACTTCATGTTATGGGTGAAGGTACTTTTGTAGATTTACTCTCATTTTTGGAAAAACATATGCCTGATGATGCAACAAAAAAAATCATTCGTTTAGCAAAAAGAGATGAAATGCGTCATGTTGCGTATGGTGTTGAACATGTAAAATCAGCCATTGAACAAAATCCAAATAGAATAAATGCTTTAAAAAATACTGCTTATAAAAGAAAAGAGTTTATGGATGAAGTAAGTAGTGAATCTTCTATTTTACTTGAATCACTTGCAATTCTAGCAGGTGGAAGTAATGAGCCAAAGGATTATAAAAGAGGATTTGATTTAGTTGAAGAATTAAAACAAAAAATGAATACAAACAGAATAAAAAGATTAATAGATATAGGTATGGATGAAGATTTAGCAAATGATATTTCTAAAGTTCATACACCAAATTTTATGTAG
- a CDS encoding acyl-CoA dehydrogenase family protein, with protein sequence MSNLYNEMLEFAKENIAPYTNNVDIEGKFPVESFKAIKGKKLTGLLVPKEFGGMGLNFQDHTQTILAFANYCATTALCYMMHNVATNCIATYGSNELKKEFLPRIANGEIMLALAYSESGTGTHFYNPEIKVTKENETLFMNGRKSFVTSATYADYYLIDANSVESEGLDNWIISKDLAGITFEESAWNGLGMRGNASCPMILKDVRIDEKSRIGASGSGLDQIFNCVGPFFIMGLAAVYSGVALNACNSINEYSMNRKYSDETALCNIPTVQNHISEIYTNAASAKYFTLSAAKSVIEADPMAQANVLAARIHASEMAVKVCTLAMKIGGGTAYAKRINIERLLRDSLAAQVMAPSTDVLTTWLGKALTNQSIL encoded by the coding sequence ATGTCAAATTTATATAATGAAATGTTAGAGTTTGCAAAAGAGAATATTGCACCATATACTAACAATGTGGATATTGAGGGAAAATTTCCAGTTGAAAGTTTCAAAGCTATCAAGGGAAAAAAATTAACAGGTCTTTTAGTTCCAAAAGAGTTTGGAGGAATGGGACTAAATTTTCAAGACCATACACAAACTATTTTAGCTTTTGCAAATTATTGTGCAACAACAGCTTTATGTTATATGATGCACAATGTTGCAACAAATTGTATTGCAACTTATGGAAGTAATGAACTAAAAAAAGAGTTTTTACCAAGAATTGCAAATGGTGAAATTATGTTAGCACTTGCATATAGTGAAAGTGGAACAGGAACACACTTTTATAATCCAGAAATTAAAGTTACAAAAGAGAATGAAACTTTATTTATGAATGGTAGAAAAAGTTTTGTTACATCTGCTACTTATGCTGATTATTATTTAATTGATGCAAACTCTGTTGAAAGTGAAGGTTTAGATAACTGGATTATTTCAAAAGATTTAGCTGGAATTACTTTTGAAGAGAGTGCTTGGAATGGTCTTGGTATGAGAGGAAATGCTTCTTGTCCAATGATTTTAAAAGATGTAAGAATTGATGAAAAATCAAGGATTGGTGCAAGTGGAAGTGGACTTGATCAAATATTTAATTGTGTTGGACCATTTTTTATCATGGGATTAGCAGCAGTTTATAGTGGAGTTGCTTTAAATGCTTGTAATTCAATCAATGAGTATTCAATGAATAGAAAATATAGTGATGAAACAGCTTTATGTAATATTCCAACTGTTCAAAATCATATCTCTGAAATCTATACAAATGCAGCAAGTGCGAAATATTTTACATTAAGTGCTGCGAAAAGTGTAATTGAAGCTGACCCAATGGCACAAGCAAATGTATTAGCTGCAAGAATTCATGCATCTGAAATGGCTGTAAAAGTTTGTACACTAGCTATGAAGATTGGTGGAGGTACAGCATATGCTAAAAGAATAAATATTGAAAGATTGTTAAGAGATTCTTTAGCAGCACAAGTTATGGCTCCAAGTACTGATGTTCTTACGACTTGGCTTGGAAAAGCTTTAACAAATCAATCAATTTTATAA